In one window of Methanosarcina vacuolata Z-761 DNA:
- a CDS encoding UPF0058 family protein yields MHKEELIQLHTYMAQMKRYFERHGVTHEFDDYKALSISPVHIHRSKADHKRAIFILGGELATLMSRDDPIFEETPAHMRDSLNSVIKLMGNN; encoded by the coding sequence ATGCACAAGGAAGAGCTAATACAACTACACACGTATATGGCCCAAATGAAGAGATATTTCGAAAGGCACGGGGTAACGCACGAATTCGATGATTACAAGGCTTTATCCATAAGCCCTGTACACATTCACCGGAGCAAGGCAGATCACAAGCGCGCAATTTTTATTTTAGGAGGCGAACTTGCAACTCTCATGTCCCGGGACGATCCTATCTTTGAAGAAACACCAGCTCATATGAGGGATTCACTGAATTCCGTCATCAAGCTCATGGGTAATAACTGA
- a CDS encoding FAD-binding oxidoreductase, with amino-acid sequence MDITAELQKIVGGRLSVSPSELYCYSSDASQVKGMPDYVVRPKSTDEVSRIVRLAYENEIPVTARGAGTGLAGGAVPVKGGIVLDMSGMNRVLELDIDNIQVLVEPGLIQDALNEALKPYGFFFPPNPGSSAMCTIGGMIAYNASGMRCVKYGTTRNYVRDLEVVLADGTVIHTGSKMLKSAAGYDLTQLIVGSEGTLGIVTKARLKIAPLPKTRKLVITSFENAEIAGQAVVKTFSNGVIPSACEILDRVSLQVLKRYDPNLVLPSEGDVILFEVDGTENSAREAAEQIMKVCAPLALSIRLAESEKEMADIWAARKLVGAAVSRLDPTKSRIYVGEDVGVPIKQIPELLKRAQEIAEKFNLPAMKYGHIGDGNLHLALFIDVLNKDEWDRLKKAADLIHRTAIELGGTVSSEHGIGAARAEYMKAQWGPALEVMRAIKNVLDPKGILNPGKLGL; translated from the coding sequence ATGGATATAACTGCAGAACTTCAAAAAATCGTTGGTGGACGACTTTCTGTCTCTCCTTCGGAACTTTATTGTTATTCTTCTGATGCATCCCAGGTCAAGGGAATGCCTGATTACGTGGTACGCCCGAAAAGTACAGACGAAGTAAGCCGGATTGTCAGGCTTGCCTATGAGAACGAGATCCCTGTGACTGCAAGGGGAGCAGGCACCGGACTTGCAGGTGGTGCAGTCCCTGTTAAAGGGGGCATTGTGCTGGATATGTCGGGCATGAACCGTGTTCTTGAACTCGATATTGATAATATTCAGGTTCTGGTAGAACCCGGGCTTATTCAGGATGCTTTAAATGAAGCGCTAAAGCCTTATGGCTTTTTCTTTCCTCCAAATCCTGGCAGCTCAGCCATGTGTACTATCGGGGGTATGATAGCTTACAACGCAAGCGGAATGCGCTGTGTTAAGTACGGTACTACCAGAAACTACGTTCGTGACCTTGAAGTGGTGCTTGCGGACGGGACAGTTATTCATACCGGTTCAAAGATGCTGAAATCCGCAGCAGGATATGATTTGACCCAGCTTATTGTAGGTTCGGAAGGCACACTCGGCATTGTCACAAAAGCCAGGCTTAAGATTGCTCCTCTCCCTAAAACCCGAAAACTGGTAATTACTTCCTTTGAAAATGCGGAAATTGCAGGGCAGGCAGTTGTAAAAACCTTTTCAAACGGGGTTATTCCCTCGGCCTGTGAGATTCTGGACAGGGTTTCTCTACAGGTTCTCAAACGTTACGACCCGAACCTTGTGCTTCCTTCAGAAGGCGATGTTATTCTTTTCGAGGTTGACGGCACTGAAAACTCGGCACGTGAAGCTGCAGAACAGATAATGAAAGTTTGTGCCCCCCTGGCTCTTTCCATAAGGCTTGCGGAAAGTGAAAAGGAAATGGCAGATATCTGGGCAGCCAGAAAACTCGTAGGGGCTGCTGTTTCTCGCCTGGATCCAACAAAGAGCCGCATCTATGTCGGAGAAGACGTGGGAGTTCCCATAAAGCAAATCCCGGAACTGCTAAAACGAGCACAGGAAATCGCCGAGAAATTCAACCTGCCGGCTATGAAATACGGGCATATAGGGGACGGAAACCTGCACCTTGCCCTTTTCATCGATGTCTTGAATAAAGACGAGTGGGACCGCCTGAAAAAAGCTGCGGACCTTATTCACAGGACAGCGATTGAGCTTGGAGGCACAGTTAGCTCCGAACATGGTATAGGCGCGGCCAGGGCTGAATACATGAAAGCACAATGGGGCCCTGCCCTTGAGGTAATGCGTGCGATCAAAAATGTCCTTGACCCGAAAGGTATACTGAATCCGGGCAAACTGGGGTTGTGA
- the rimI gene encoding ribosomal protein S18-alanine N-acetyltransferase — protein sequence MIRRFVPEDFQEVVEIESEAFSEHNSLLYMSFYETVGDGFLVAEQDGKVVGYVVGYRSGENEGHIFSVGVKEEYRGRRIGTSLIHAICDIFVANGLRYARLEVRNSNEGAQKLYKSIGFVSCWTEKKYYADGEDGMVMKMHLHPYRLLISKQKYLESIISDNEFFVTFRGPISYYP from the coding sequence ATGATAAGGCGTTTTGTACCTGAGGACTTTCAAGAAGTAGTTGAAATTGAAAGTGAGGCCTTTTCGGAGCACAACTCCCTCCTGTACATGAGCTTTTATGAAACCGTCGGGGATGGTTTTCTTGTCGCAGAACAAGATGGAAAAGTCGTGGGGTATGTAGTAGGCTACCGTTCCGGAGAAAACGAAGGGCACATTTTTTCTGTCGGTGTCAAAGAAGAATATCGGGGAAGAAGAATAGGCACATCACTAATTCATGCTATCTGTGATATATTTGTTGCAAACGGTCTTCGATACGCAAGGCTCGAAGTAAGAAACAGTAACGAAGGAGCGCAAAAATTATATAAGTCCATAGGATTTGTATCCTGCTGGACCGAAAAAAAATATTATGCAGATGGAGAGGACGGGATGGTGATGAAGATGCACCTTCACCCTTATCGTCTCCTAATTTCAAAACAAAAATACCTGGAATCTATAATTTCAGATAACGAATTCTTTGTCACCTTCAGGGGCCCTATCAGTTATTACCCATGA
- a CDS encoding (Fe-S)-binding protein has translation MKNEGKKETEQAKKPAKTKITDNEIKITDNGINGNESESEKQSFEVDRRSVYRCVQCGTCRSVCPVFDVVGWESANTRGRMLIIKSLLEGRPPSEDVLPSLASCTTCGICASKCPAGANPPEVVEAARAQLVKCGITTDAQENLKSAIMTYGNSFGETRGRKHWLSEAELSKLPHKSDYVYFVGCFDSYRYPEFAKRTFEILQRFGVTLLPDEQCCASPLLRTGFREEAEEVMKHNLEQIRKVGAHTIITSCAGCYTTLKNNYPEELKVISLPEFLAEHLEELNLKKLDLTVTYHDPCHLGRHNKVYDAPRKVIQAICTLKEMKNIKENARCCGGGGGVRTGYPDISLELARNRLQDVPEGMDYIVTSCPLCVRNLRDAGGNIEVIDIVELVAMAME, from the coding sequence ATGAAAAACGAAGGAAAAAAGGAAACTGAGCAGGCAAAAAAACCGGCAAAAACCAAAATAACCGATAATGAGATCAAAATAACCGATAATGGGATAAACGGGAATGAGAGCGAAAGCGAAAAGCAGTCCTTTGAGGTTGACCGCAGGTCGGTTTATAGATGCGTGCAGTGCGGGACCTGCCGCTCGGTTTGCCCTGTGTTTGACGTGGTAGGCTGGGAATCTGCCAACACACGAGGCAGGATGCTAATCATCAAAAGCCTGCTCGAAGGGAGGCCCCCTTCCGAAGATGTCCTCCCAAGCCTTGCTTCCTGTACAACATGCGGAATCTGTGCTTCCAAATGCCCTGCAGGAGCAAACCCACCTGAAGTTGTGGAAGCTGCCCGTGCCCAGCTTGTGAAATGTGGTATCACAACTGACGCCCAGGAAAACTTGAAATCGGCAATTATGACATACGGAAACTCGTTCGGGGAAACAAGAGGCCGTAAACACTGGCTCTCCGAAGCAGAACTTTCCAAACTTCCTCATAAATCCGATTATGTCTATTTTGTGGGCTGCTTCGATTCCTACCGCTATCCGGAGTTTGCTAAAAGAACTTTTGAAATTCTGCAGCGTTTTGGAGTGACTCTCCTTCCTGACGAGCAGTGCTGTGCTTCTCCACTCCTGCGTACCGGATTTAGGGAGGAAGCAGAAGAGGTAATGAAGCACAACCTTGAGCAGATCAGAAAAGTAGGGGCACACACAATTATCACAAGCTGTGCCGGTTGTTATACAACGCTCAAGAACAACTACCCCGAGGAACTTAAGGTTATAAGTCTCCCTGAATTCCTTGCCGAACACCTGGAAGAACTCAATTTAAAGAAACTTGACCTTACAGTTACCTATCATGACCCCTGCCACCTGGGCAGGCATAATAAGGTTTATGATGCTCCAAGAAAGGTTATTCAGGCAATCTGTACTCTCAAGGAAATGAAGAATATTAAAGAGAACGCACGTTGCTGCGGCGGCGGAGGCGGGGTACGGACAGGGTATCCTGATATCTCTCTTGAACTTGCAAGAAACAGGCTTCAAGATGTGCCGGAAGGCATGGATTATATCGTCACTTCCTGTCCTCTCTGTGTGAGAAATCTCAGGGATGCAGGCGGAAATATCGAGGTTATTGATATTGTAGAACTCGTGGCAATGGCAATGGAGTAA
- a CDS encoding flippase produces MSYQKFARDVGLIGTAQVLTSLGTFFLLPIITKSLGAYYYGIWAQITITVSLITPFALLGLSMALVRFLSSETEINKIREAVYSILFFVTMSGLLVSFLLYMFAEPLATFAFKDLRAAYFIKAGSLLILLNVLEPVSLYYFRVFKQIKKYSCLTIFEVFGKLLLTLALLKMGYGLLGVIAATLMVQSMIILIAFLTIISQIGFVIPRFVYIREYLQFSLPLTPNALIRWVTESSDRYLVTYFLGLKIVGVYSAACSIGSLTQLFVSPLQLILLPELAKLFDENKIDKVIIYMSYSLRYFLFISIPAVFGLSALAKPLLGIFTTEDFLSGWFVIPVIAFSGLMAGVVQIFVNTLLIVKKTKAQTNINIAAAVSNVLLNLLLIPSIGIVGAALSTLISYFFMAILCTHMSLKYFKHEFYFHDIAKSILSSVAMYLFVSYFEISSIHEIFEVAGIGVLIYLFGMFLLGGFNDLELSLMKRYLFGIKKNLVKIIGV; encoded by the coding sequence ATGTCATATCAAAAGTTTGCAAGAGATGTTGGCTTAATAGGCACGGCTCAAGTACTTACAAGCCTGGGTACTTTTTTTCTACTTCCGATAATCACAAAAAGCCTTGGAGCATATTATTATGGCATCTGGGCTCAGATCACTATCACTGTGTCCCTTATTACCCCATTTGCACTTCTGGGCCTTTCAATGGCTCTTGTTAGATTTTTATCTTCTGAAACAGAGATTAACAAAATAAGGGAAGCTGTCTACTCCATTCTTTTTTTCGTAACTATGTCTGGTCTTTTAGTCTCTTTTTTGCTTTATATGTTTGCAGAACCTCTCGCGACATTTGCTTTCAAGGACCTTAGAGCAGCTTATTTCATCAAAGCAGGTTCACTTTTGATTCTCTTGAATGTGCTCGAACCTGTGTCCCTATATTATTTCAGAGTATTTAAACAGATCAAGAAATACTCTTGCCTTACTATTTTTGAGGTGTTTGGAAAACTACTTTTGACTCTTGCTCTTCTTAAAATGGGATACGGGCTTCTTGGTGTCATAGCAGCCACATTAATGGTACAGAGCATGATTATTTTAATCGCTTTTCTAACAATTATATCACAGATTGGATTTGTTATTCCTCGATTTGTTTATATAAGAGAGTACCTGCAATTTTCTTTACCGCTGACCCCAAATGCTCTTATCAGATGGGTTACGGAATCAAGTGATAGATATCTGGTTACCTACTTTCTTGGTCTAAAAATTGTGGGTGTTTATTCGGCAGCCTGTTCCATTGGTAGCCTTACACAGCTTTTTGTAAGTCCCCTTCAGCTTATTCTTCTCCCAGAACTTGCAAAATTGTTTGATGAAAATAAAATTGACAAAGTAATTATTTATATGTCCTATTCTTTGCGATATTTCCTTTTCATTTCCATTCCGGCAGTCTTTGGGCTTTCAGCTCTTGCAAAGCCTTTACTTGGAATATTTACAACTGAAGACTTTCTATCGGGTTGGTTTGTGATTCCTGTTATCGCTTTTTCTGGCCTTATGGCAGGAGTTGTTCAAATTTTTGTCAATACACTGTTAATTGTCAAAAAAACAAAAGCACAAACTAATATCAATATTGCTGCGGCAGTTTCGAACGTATTGCTCAATCTTTTACTAATACCCTCAATAGGTATTGTCGGAGCTGCTCTTTCAACTCTGATCTCATACTTTTTTATGGCAATTCTCTGCACGCATATGTCTTTAAAATATTTTAAACATGAATTCTATTTTCATGATATTGCAAAAAGCATTTTGTCCTCAGTGGCTATGTATCTCTTTGTTTCTTATTTTGAGATTTCAAGCATCCATGAGATTTTTGAGGTAGCAGGAATAGGTGTTTTAATCTATTTATTTGGAATGTTTCTGTTGGGAGGGTTCAACGACCTTGAACTTTCTTTAATGAAAAGATATTTGTTTGGAATCAAGAAAAATCTAGTCAAAATAATTGGAGTTTAA
- the arcS gene encoding archaeosine synthase subunit alpha, protein MTRYFEIEQRDGAARIGKLLLSPELHTPCILNAAKLGRLEKPGPVIDAGSFWGVKSDAELEARVKQIREKAGKGTLIILPHQAYPPSIPVESLEKVQKFTAFKGENVEDAGPTGSLLRMGEQPEKTDLYVMEGAGTLENNARRFLETVIEFRNHIPPDTALYAPNLALPENIAMLVYLGVDVLDDTRAEIAAYSDIYLTAAGSFYLDSLTEFPCRCRVCAESTPADLRKLPKIERAKFLSAHNKNALEAELSLVRERIRTGTLREYVEGQCRVRPWLTALLRLGDFEYSYLEERIPAFRQNQLLADTSEALSRVEVVRFARRIQEKYTPPDLEILVLLPCAARKPYSISQSHQKFILALGKYRKFVHEVILTSPLGIVPRELELTYPAAHYDTAVTGHWDEEEKAWVSGCLEAYLSKYRYKAIVAHVEGAYREICERSAGKLGIEITYTATGSLVSMEALSNLKKTVESICTSESFSRKSLNAEEDKKNFMRAIAEYQFGEGAAFLFSEETGKLAVKGRFPKYQLFSGKKQLATLVPQYGMLALSLEGAELVLKNKKYLVKIDDFLPRGSILAPGVIEADPGIRPNDEVIVLGKKALCVGRAMMSGEEMVKSSRGVAVDVRHIKKL, encoded by the coding sequence ATGACACGGTACTTTGAGATAGAACAGAGAGACGGAGCAGCAAGGATTGGAAAACTTCTGCTGTCTCCCGAGCTTCATACGCCCTGCATTTTGAATGCGGCAAAACTAGGAAGGCTGGAAAAACCTGGCCCTGTTATTGATGCAGGAAGTTTCTGGGGTGTAAAATCCGATGCAGAGCTAGAAGCACGCGTAAAGCAAATCCGGGAAAAAGCAGGAAAAGGAACTCTTATAATCCTGCCGCATCAAGCGTATCCGCCTTCTATTCCAGTTGAGTCCCTTGAGAAAGTCCAAAAATTTACTGCTTTTAAAGGCGAAAACGTTGAAGATGCAGGCCCGACAGGTTCTCTCCTGAGGATGGGAGAACAGCCTGAAAAAACTGACCTGTATGTAATGGAAGGGGCAGGTACCCTGGAAAACAATGCACGAAGATTTCTCGAGACTGTAATAGAGTTTAGAAACCATATTCCCCCTGATACAGCTCTTTATGCCCCAAACCTGGCGCTTCCTGAAAATATAGCTATGCTGGTCTACCTCGGAGTTGATGTCCTGGACGATACCAGAGCAGAAATTGCAGCTTATTCTGATATTTACCTGACAGCAGCAGGCAGCTTTTATCTTGACTCCCTGACAGAGTTTCCCTGCAGGTGCAGGGTATGTGCCGAAAGTACACCTGCAGATCTCAGGAAGCTTCCGAAGATAGAGAGAGCAAAATTCCTTTCAGCTCACAATAAGAATGCTCTCGAAGCCGAACTTTCCCTTGTGCGGGAAAGAATAAGGACCGGAACATTGAGAGAATATGTTGAAGGCCAGTGCAGAGTCAGGCCCTGGCTCACAGCCCTGTTAAGACTTGGAGATTTTGAGTATTCCTACCTTGAAGAAAGAATTCCTGCTTTCCGGCAAAACCAGTTGCTTGCAGATACCTCGGAGGCTCTATCTCGAGTCGAAGTGGTGCGGTTTGCACGGCGTATACAGGAGAAGTATACACCTCCGGACCTTGAGATCCTCGTACTTTTACCATGCGCGGCCAGAAAACCTTACTCAATTTCCCAATCCCATCAGAAATTTATTCTGGCCCTAGGAAAATACCGGAAATTCGTCCATGAAGTGATTTTAACCTCGCCTCTTGGAATAGTACCCAGAGAACTGGAATTAACATACCCAGCAGCCCATTATGACACTGCGGTTACAGGGCACTGGGACGAAGAAGAAAAAGCCTGGGTTTCCGGCTGCCTTGAGGCTTATCTCTCAAAATACAGATACAAGGCCATAGTCGCCCATGTAGAAGGGGCATACAGAGAAATCTGTGAACGATCGGCAGGTAAGCTCGGGATTGAAATAACCTATACTGCCACAGGAAGCCTTGTATCTATGGAGGCTCTTTCAAACCTCAAGAAGACCGTTGAGTCTATCTGCACATCCGAAAGTTTCAGCAGGAAAAGCCTGAACGCGGAAGAAGACAAAAAGAATTTCATGAGAGCTATTGCAGAATATCAGTTCGGAGAAGGTGCTGCATTTCTTTTCTCTGAAGAAACCGGAAAGCTTGCAGTTAAAGGCCGATTCCCCAAGTATCAGCTCTTTTCTGGAAAAAAACAACTCGCAACCCTGGTTCCGCAATACGGAATGCTTGCTCTTTCCCTCGAAGGGGCTGAACTCGTGCTAAAAAACAAGAAATACCTGGTAAAAATTGATGATTTTCTACCACGCGGTTCCATCCTTGCCCCAGGAGTTATTGAAGCCGATCCGGGAATAAGGCCTAATGATGAGGTAATTGTGCTCGGGAAAAAAGCGCTCTGTGTAGGGCGAGCTATGATGAGCGGAGAAGAAATGGTGAAATCCAGTAGAGGAGTTGCAGTGGATGTCAGGCATATCAAGAAACTCTGA
- a CDS encoding YgiQ family radical SAM protein, translating into MSPEEVKARGWEELDIILISGDAYIDHSSFGTAIIGRVLEDAGFRVGVIAQPRWDSPEDFKKLGKPRLFFSVSAGNTDSMVSNLTPGLKPREKDVYSPGGKAGLRPNRAVIIYSNRIKEAFPEVPIVMGGIEASLRRFAHYDYLSDKVRQSILADAPADLIVYGMGELQVVEIAKRLQAGEDIRNIRDIPGTVWKMEVKAWKELKERAEKSEQKDEKIAEDAATFLKQYLEVSSFSEVSQDKTAFAKAFRIYFAEQNPVTGKGVIQPHPKTIIVQNRPMRLLTEAEMDHVYELPFTGETHPSYTEPVPALEMVKFSLTTHRGCFGGCAFCAITEHQGRMIASRSIESVLREAKKLTEKPDFKGIINGVGGPSANMYGMECKTWEKKGACLDKSCLYPRICPALDTSHKKLLELLRRLRELPGVKHVFTGYGVRYDLALKDEEYLEELCTYHISGQLRIAPEHFSRQVTNVMCKPGREVYEKFTQKFTDVNRKCGKEQYIVNYLMSGHPGCTLEDMIEMAEYVRDHGGYTEQVQDFTPTPMTVSTCMYYTGLDPFTGKKVYVAKGKKEKAMQRALMHYRNPANYELVYEALEKVGRLDLVGNAHKCLIRRKGKW; encoded by the coding sequence ATGAGCCCTGAGGAAGTGAAAGCTCGCGGCTGGGAAGAACTTGATATTATTCTGATTTCTGGGGACGCCTATATAGACCATTCCAGTTTTGGCACGGCAATAATAGGAAGAGTTCTTGAAGATGCCGGTTTTAGAGTAGGAGTAATCGCCCAACCGCGCTGGGATAGCCCTGAAGATTTCAAAAAACTTGGAAAGCCCAGACTCTTTTTTTCTGTAAGTGCAGGAAATACTGATTCTATGGTCAGCAACCTGACTCCGGGCCTGAAACCACGCGAAAAGGACGTTTACTCCCCTGGAGGCAAAGCAGGGCTTCGTCCGAATCGCGCCGTGATAATTTATTCAAACAGGATAAAAGAGGCATTCCCTGAAGTGCCTATAGTAATGGGAGGTATTGAAGCTTCCTTACGTCGCTTTGCCCATTACGACTATCTTTCGGATAAGGTCAGACAGTCCATTCTGGCTGACGCGCCTGCTGACCTCATAGTCTACGGCATGGGGGAGCTTCAGGTCGTGGAAATTGCAAAAAGACTGCAAGCCGGGGAAGATATCAGAAATATCAGAGATATTCCGGGTACAGTATGGAAGATGGAAGTTAAAGCCTGGAAAGAACTCAAGGAAAGAGCCGAAAAATCAGAACAAAAAGACGAGAAAATAGCTGAGGACGCAGCCACATTTTTAAAGCAATATCTCGAAGTTTCCTCCTTTTCAGAAGTTTCTCAGGATAAAACGGCATTTGCAAAGGCTTTTCGCATTTATTTTGCGGAACAGAATCCTGTTACTGGGAAAGGGGTTATTCAACCTCACCCGAAAACCATAATCGTGCAAAACAGGCCAATGCGTCTCCTTACAGAGGCTGAAATGGACCATGTGTATGAACTGCCGTTCACTGGCGAAACACACCCTTCCTATACTGAACCGGTTCCTGCTCTTGAAATGGTAAAATTCTCCCTTACAACGCACAGAGGCTGTTTTGGAGGCTGCGCTTTCTGTGCAATTACAGAACATCAGGGACGCATGATTGCAAGCCGCAGTATCGAATCTGTCCTGCGTGAAGCAAAAAAGCTCACGGAAAAACCTGATTTCAAGGGCATTATAAACGGAGTTGGCGGTCCAAGCGCAAACATGTATGGCATGGAGTGTAAAACCTGGGAGAAAAAAGGAGCCTGTCTGGACAAATCCTGCCTTTATCCTCGCATTTGCCCTGCTCTGGATACCAGCCACAAAAAACTGCTTGAACTCTTACGCCGCTTGCGCGAACTTCCGGGAGTGAAGCATGTCTTTACAGGTTACGGGGTACGCTATGACCTGGCTCTTAAGGATGAAGAGTACCTTGAAGAGCTTTGCACTTACCATATCAGCGGACAATTACGAATCGCACCTGAACACTTTTCGAGGCAGGTTACAAATGTAATGTGCAAGCCAGGCAGGGAAGTCTACGAGAAATTTACCCAGAAATTTACAGATGTCAACCGGAAGTGCGGCAAAGAACAGTACATCGTAAACTACTTGATGTCAGGACATCCGGGTTGTACCCTTGAAGATATGATAGAAATGGCGGAGTATGTGCGAGACCATGGAGGCTATACTGAACAGGTACAGGACTTTACCCCAACACCTATGACCGTATCGACATGCATGTATTATACAGGACTTGACCCGTTCACAGGCAAAAAAGTATACGTTGCGAAAGGTAAGAAAGAAAAAGCCATGCAGAGAGCCCTTATGCACTACAGGAACCCTGCAAATTACGAGCTTGTATATGAAGCTCTCGAGAAGGTAGGAAGACTTGACCTCGTAGGTAATGCCCATAAGTGTTTGATAAGAAGGAAAGGTAAGTGGTAA
- a CDS encoding DUF2683 family protein: MIQARVKISDRTNQVLNIVKAKYNLKDKSAALDLVVAQYEEKILEPQYSPEFIKEMLDSENDEVIGPFENANELKAYIESLPDEDE; the protein is encoded by the coding sequence ATGATACAAGCTAGAGTTAAAATATCAGACAGGACAAACCAGGTTTTGAATATTGTTAAAGCCAAATATAATCTAAAGGATAAGAGTGCAGCTCTTGACTTAGTTGTAGCTCAGTATGAAGAGAAAATACTTGAGCCTCAGTACAGTCCTGAGTTCATAAAGGAAATGCTTGATTCGGAAAATGACGAAGTAATTGGGCCATTTGAAAATGCCAATGAACTAAAAGCATACATCGAAAGCTTGCCTGATGAGGATGAATAA
- a CDS encoding type II toxin-antitoxin system RelE family toxin yields the protein MYKLLIKGKLSKELRKLNKKNHVLFEAVFKKADEICINPQHYKNLNYPLNKYKRVHVDSNFVLCFSVDEKEQTVTLVKLAHHKDAY from the coding sequence TTGTACAAATTATTAATCAAAGGAAAACTTTCAAAAGAGCTGAGAAAGTTAAACAAAAAGAATCATGTCCTATTTGAGGCAGTATTCAAAAAAGCTGATGAAATTTGCATTAATCCTCAGCATTACAAAAATCTCAACTATCCTTTGAATAAGTATAAGCGAGTGCATGTTGATTCTAATTTTGTGCTATGTTTTTCTGTTGATGAAAAAGAGCAAACTGTGACGTTAGTAAAATTGGCCCATCACAAAGATGCTTATTAA
- a CDS encoding HEPN domain-containing protein encodes MSKKDQFIKEFKPLIDNFLQIIWDNKRHQKENVKGFTVSGFQYDIIITIDQFTSFNDLVTKLTYYQDFEGNFSEKYVEKEFLNLLHKLRNDYSQADESIEKFYTNFIENSNNEWRVIAQLENVIFVERAVFKLIDCTLKHMKLDDLIDCTLKLMKPDELSISGSSLQQEVLGPHYSNWVLSHCIYTDVKAGDLSKAEELAIDNFNLSINLLKLYFPNLKISIKNPVSLSDKQETIIYELISTNITKKCANVSGKKDINQQQKLNPKVYEYLVKNGINSLSNNNQINCEFKISDVVKDCLYWYGLALDTNLLSAKLLNYVTVLESALKFNDRNELTQRIADRCALFLETDYKKRKDICTNVKEIYKMRSAVVHSGSIIGKKFNKKFEQLKLIELAGIYARSVLIKLIRENDQRNGDFKTFIQDLDDIKYKEKFYVLTVRDSV; translated from the coding sequence ATGAGCAAAAAAGACCAATTCATAAAAGAGTTTAAACCTTTGATAGATAATTTTCTGCAGATAATATGGGATAATAAAAGACATCAAAAAGAAAACGTAAAAGGTTTTACTGTCTCTGGTTTTCAATATGATATTATCATAACAATAGATCAATTTACCTCTTTTAATGATCTTGTGACGAAGCTCACTTACTACCAAGATTTTGAGGGTAATTTTTCAGAAAAGTATGTAGAAAAAGAATTCTTAAACCTACTTCATAAATTACGAAATGATTACTCCCAAGCCGATGAATCTATTGAAAAGTTCTATACAAATTTTATAGAGAATTCAAATAATGAATGGCGCGTTATTGCTCAGTTAGAAAATGTAATATTTGTGGAACGTGCCGTTTTTAAGTTAATTGATTGCACTCTAAAACATATGAAGCTAGATGACTTAATTGATTGCACTCTAAAATTAATGAAGCCAGATGAATTATCCATTAGCGGTAGTTCACTCCAACAGGAGGTTTTAGGACCTCATTATTCAAACTGGGTATTATCACATTGCATATATACAGACGTTAAAGCAGGTGATCTCTCAAAAGCCGAGGAATTGGCTATTGATAATTTTAATTTATCTATTAATTTATTAAAACTTTATTTTCCAAATTTAAAAATTAGTATTAAAAATCCGGTATCTCTATCGGATAAACAAGAAACAATTATTTATGAACTAATTTCAACTAATATCACGAAAAAATGTGCTAATGTATCTGGAAAAAAAGATATCAACCAACAGCAAAAATTGAATCCAAAAGTGTATGAGTACTTAGTAAAAAATGGAATAAACAGTCTTTCGAATAATAATCAAATAAACTGTGAGTTTAAAATAAGTGATGTAGTAAAAGATTGTTTATATTGGTATGGACTTGCTTTGGACACAAATCTTCTGTCAGCCAAACTCCTTAATTACGTTACTGTTTTAGAATCCGCTTTAAAATTCAACGATCGTAACGAATTGACACAAAGGATTGCAGATCGCTGCGCTTTGTTCCTAGAAACTGATTATAAAAAGAGAAAGGATATTTGTACAAATGTAAAAGAAATTTATAAAATGAGAAGTGCAGTTGTTCACTCGGGTAGTATCATTGGCAAAAAATTTAATAAAAAATTTGAACAATTGAAATTAATTGAATTAGCAGGTATATATGCAAGAAGTGTATTGATAAAATTAATTAGAGAGAACGATCAACGAAATGGAGATTTTAAGACATTTATTCAAGATCTAGATGATATTAAATACAAAGAAAAATTTTACGTTTTAACTGTTCGTGACTCAGTATAA